A genomic window from Lotus japonicus ecotype B-129 chromosome 1, LjGifu_v1.2 includes:
- the LOC130728997 gene encoding uncharacterized protein LOC130728997 translates to MEAFSEGDGLLRSQQQGSGANQAWGKTSFRDKLLGGKVAPPAKTAVSLVEQGKMKIVHYNDNPMLPQVITDADAIKELCYPWQEALVVSLLGKKLGYRTMKSRLSAVWRLTADFDLLDIDNGFFMVKFDLAADRTKVMEGGPWVIFDHYLAVSTWNKDFLSPLAKVSKTLAWIRIPGLNVVFYDESFLLGVATAVGKPIRVDGNKLRAERGKFARICVELDLAKPVIGKICIEGFWYKVEYEGLHIICSKCGCYGHRGRDCTSGTPTTMLKEQEAPPSQSQQDTPNPSAPTAGANIQEDNSQNIETDVLMGADSQGIIPGGLMVNDVFIMEKPHNMPDADCEILGE, encoded by the coding sequence atggaGGCTTTCTCAGAAGGCGATGGCCTTCTTCGTTCGCAACAACAAGGCAGTGGGGCAAATCAAGCCTGGGGGAAGACGTCCTTTCGAGACAAATTGCTAGGGGGAAAGGTAGCACCCCCAGCCAAGACAGCTGTTAGCTTGGTTGAACAAGGAAAGATGAAGATCGTTCACTATAATGACAACCCTATGCTGCCACAAGTGATCACAGATGCGGATGCGATCAAGGAGTTGTGCTATCCATGGCAAGAAGCTTTGGTAGTATCACTACTGGGAAAGAAGTTGGGCTATAGAACCATGAAGTCTCGCCTCTCAGCAGTGTGGAGACTTACGGCTGATTTTGATCTGCTAGACATTGACAATGGTTTCTTTATGGTGAAATTTGATCTTGCCGCTGACAGAACAAAGGTTATGGAGGGTGGGCCTTGGGTGATATTTGATCATTATCTAGCAGTGTCTACATGGAATAAGGATTTCTTGTCACCTCTGGCAAAAGTCTCTAAAACTCTTGCGTGGATTCGCATTCCAGGACTAAATGTGGTGTTCTATGATGAGAGTTTCCTTCTTGGCGTGGCTACTGCAGTGGGAAAACCTATACGAGTGGATGGCAATAAGCTTCGAGCGGAGCGGGGAAAGTTTGCAAGGATATGTGTGGAGTTGGATCTAGCTAAACCTGTGATTGGCAAAATCTGCATTGAGGGATTCTGGTACAAGGTTGAGTATGAGGGATTGCACATCATCTGCTCCAAGTGTGGTTGCTATGGACACAGGGGAAGAGATTGCACCTCAGGTACACCAACTACCATGCTAAAGGAACAGGAGGCGCCGCCGTCACAAAGCCAGCAAGATACGCCAAACCCTAGTGCACCGACGGCTGGAGCGAACATTCAGGAGGATAATTCGCAAAACATAGAAACTGATGTACTCATGGGGGCGgattctcagggaattattccTGGGGGTTTAATGGTCAATGATGTGTTTATTATGGAGAAGCCACATAATATGCCAGATGCAGATTGTGAAATTTTAGGAGAATGA